The following proteins are encoded in a genomic region of Chloracidobacterium sp.:
- a CDS encoding heme-binding domain-containing protein: MKKAVKIIVLVLAAGFLVIQLFQIDKSNPPINEGETIEAAVSVPPEISSILSRSCNDCHSNNTVYPWYSYIQPVGWFLKNHIDKGRDELNFSRFAAYEPKRRNKKFKEVCEQVGSGEMPMTAYVIGHPNAALTEADKKALCDWANSLRRDEGSDH, translated from the coding sequence ATGAAAAAAGCAGTCAAGATCATCGTACTCGTTCTGGCTGCGGGCTTTTTGGTCATTCAGCTCTTTCAGATCGACAAGTCGAACCCGCCGATCAATGAAGGCGAAACGATCGAGGCAGCGGTTTCCGTGCCGCCGGAGATCAGCTCGATACTTTCAAGATCGTGCAACGATTGCCATTCAAATAATACCGTTTATCCGTGGTATTCCTACATTCAGCCTGTCGGATGGTTCCTAAAAAATCACATCGACAAGGGGCGCGATGAACTCAACTTCAGCCGCTTTGCTGCCTATGAGCCAAAGCGCCGCAATAAAAAGTTCAAAGAGGTCTGTGAGCAGGTCGGATCGGGCGAAATGCCGATGACCGCGTATGTGATCGGCCACCCGAATGCCGCGCTGACAGAAGCCGACAAGAAAGCGCTCTGTGATTGGGCGAATTCTCTACGCCGGGATGAGGGTTCCGATCACTAA